In Magnolia sinica isolate HGM2019 chromosome 12, MsV1, whole genome shotgun sequence, a single genomic region encodes these proteins:
- the LOC131220151 gene encoding uncharacterized protein LOC131220151, with product MFRDLNRKVRGGNIVLKLDLEKAYDRVEWRFLKHVLGNFDFSANWVALAEKCWSNSWFSVLLNGETIGYFKSYRGLRQGDPLSPSLFILAIEAFSRGFRLIMERGLCLPFKLKIGCPLISHLLYVDDSLLFLNGGSASIKSAKQFLSSFQAASDKLTSCRIRAIETSLEICKSCMGATYLGIPMSTCRIKKAYFKDLQNKIDARINGWKARCLSQAGRTILIHHVFGSIPVHTLAASKILLQVIAEIQTSFASFFCGISQSISNVEEHQVLVPFPGQRHSVACGTGKLFLVKSAWVLCRAEGQRRSKVNWVWHAKLPPKISTFVWKLLHNAIPIDYNIQSRGISLASMCVCCNDSQTHCPSKETLPHLFLYGKLASAVWPRFGAIFGTTLSMEGTLLGWWQAHQASGCTATLQGLLLSIIMLDIWKSRNEARFEGSLQVGCWPKPLWELAGLRGYRVRQDFFANVSFYSFFAG from the exons ATGTTTAGGGATTTAAACAGGAAGGTTCGGGGAGGGAACATTGTGTTGAAATTAGACTTGGAGAAGGCGTATGACAGGGTGGAATGGAGATTTCTTAAGCATGTTCTTGGCAACTTCGATTTTAGCGCCAACTGGGTGGCTCTAGCAGAAAAGTGCTGGTCAAATAGCTGGTTCTCCGTTCTCTTAAATGGCGAAACAATCGGATATTTTAAGTCTTATAGAGGCCTTCGCCAGGGAGACCCGCTTTCTCCTAGTCTATTCATCCTGGCAATAGAGGCCTTTAGCAGAGGTTTCAGACTGATTATGGAAAGGGGATTGTGCCTTCCCTTCAAACTCAAAATCGGCTGCCCCCTCATCTCTCACCTGCTCTATGTCGATGATAGTCTCTTGTTCCTTAACGGTGGCTCAGCATCAATCAAATCCGCAAAGCAGTTCCTATCCTCCTTCCAAGCGGCATCAG ATAAACTGACCAGCTGCAGGATCAGAGCAATCGAGACCTCCTTGGAAATTTGCAAGTCCTGCATGGGGGCCACCTATCTAGGCATTCCTATGTCTACTTGCAGGATTAAGAAAGCATATTTTAAGGACCTCCAGAACAAGATTGATGCGCGCATCAATGGGTGGAAGGCACGATGCCTCTCTCAAGCAGGGAGAACTATCTTGATTCACCACGTCTTCGGTAGCATCCCGGTCCACACCTTAGCCGCATCCAAGATCCTGTTGCAAGTTATTGCAGAGATTCAGACAAGTTTTGCAAGCTTCTTCTG CGGCATCTCCCAATCCATCTCCAATGTGGAAGAGCATCAGGTCCTTGTTCCCTTTCCTGGACAACGCCATTCAGTGGCTTGTGGGACAGGGAAACT ATTCTTAGTAAAATCAGCATGGGTTTTATGTAGAGCGGAAGGGCAAAGACGGAGCAAGGTAAACTGGGTCTGGCACGCCAAGTTGCCTCCTAAGATTTCTACCTTTGTCTGGAAATTGCTACACAATGCAATCCCCATTGACTATAACATCCAGTCCAGAGGTATTTCTCTCGCCTCCATGTGTGTCTGCTGCAATGATTCGCAGACCCATTGTCCTTCAAAGGAGACGCTGCCCCACCTGTTCCTCTATGGTAAGCTCGCATCAGCAGTCTGGCCGAGATTTGGCGCAATCTTTGGTACAACGCTATCCATGGAAGGAACACTGCTGGGTTGGTGGCAGGCCCATCAGGCTAGCGGGTGCACTGCAACATTGCAAGGGCTGCTTCTGAGTATCATTATGTTGGATATATGGAAGAGCAGAAACGAAGCTAGGTTTGAAG GTTCTCTGCAGGTTGGGTGCTGGCCTAAGCCTCTTTGGGAGTTGGCAGGGCTGAGGGGTTATCGGGTGAGGCAGGACTTTTTTGCGAATGTGTCTTTCTACAGCTTCTTTGCAGGATAG